ATGCAACCCGCGTACGAGAGCGACTCTGCCTCATCGCTATCGGACGAGGTGAGCATGAACATTGCCTCCTACCCGGCCCCCAGCGACCCGTCGTACCCACGGTtcccgcccccgccacccACGGCGTCGGTGCGTGATGATGTGGCGAGCgagcctccgccgcgcgcTCGTCCCCTCGAGGCGTTGCctccggtggtggtggccccgTCGGTgcttcttccgccgccggtgccgagcCCCGGGCCAGACAGTCCGCgggctggggccgccgccgcgggcaagTCGAAGCGAAAGACG
This region of Purpureocillium takamizusanense chromosome 9, complete sequence genomic DNA includes:
- a CDS encoding uncharacterized protein (EggNog:ENOG503P50M), producing the protein MQPAYESDSASSLSDEVSMNIASYPAPSDPSYPRFPPPPPTASVRDDVASEPPPRARPLEALPPVVVAPSVLLPPPVPSPGPDSPRAGAAAAGKSKRKTILERIEGWWDLGLLEKRQTLFGGGNKLSAPR